GAGCGGACCTCGCGTGGCGCGAGCGTACTTGGCGGAAGTGGGCGGCGTCTTCATGCGAGGACGTCGAGCAAGGGCGATGCCGGACCGCGGTGGCGGCGGCGCCAGTCATATCGCGAACTTCGCAGGTGGATCGGCGAGGCGCGGGGCGAACGCGCCGTTCGCCACGTTCGTCGCCACGATCCGAGCGCGAGGCCCCACGCCGCGGGTACGCGCCGTCGTTGTCGCTACTTCCAGAACGCGCCGCTCATGAGCGCCGGCGTCGCCGGCACCTGCGTGCGATCGAGCAGGAGCCCCCGCAGCTTGCCTTGCTGCTCCACCTTCTCGGCGCCTGACTTCAGGGCCGCGTCGATGATGGCGTCGATGGACACGTTCATCTGCGTCGGGTCCCAGCCCTCGCTGTCGAAGCCTTCCTCTTGCGGCGTCGCCCAGCCGCGCGTCAACGACGCGACTCGGGTAACGGGCACCGTGACGCCGGGATTCATGGTTCCGCCCACGATGGGCTCGGGCGCGCCGACCCATGGCTCGGTGAACTTGGGTACACGCACCTTGAAGGCCCACGCGGCGCGAAAGCGCGGCTCAAGCAAGTTCGCCAACTCGAGGAATGAAACGACGAAGGCCGAACAGCCGGCGCCCTCCTTGTGGAGAGGCCGCACGGCGAGCCCGTAGGTCTTGTCGATGCCGAGCTTCTGATACTCGGCGGCGTAGTCGAGGAGTCGATGGCAAACGTCCGCGGCGATGCCGAAGCGGACGAAGTTCATGCCGCCGTTGGCCTTGCCGATGGCTTCGTCGGCGGAGAGCTCGGCTTCGGTTTGCAGGCGGCCCTTCACGCCCTCAAACATGACGCCGAGGCCCACCCCCTTGTCGAGGACGAGGGTGCGAAACTCGGCGTCGTCGGCGTTGGTCATGGCACCGGCAAAACGCGCCGCGGCGCGGCCCGCCGTCGCGGCGCAATCGACGCGAACGGTCGCGTGACCAATGGTGTGCGTGAAGCCGAGTGCGACGGCGCCCGCTTCGTTGAGCAGCACTTGCCTCGTGAGGCCGCCGGGCGACGTCCACATGAGGCCGTCGGGGTTCAAGGTCGAGGTCGGTGCGTGGATCGCGAAGACCGTGAGCGTGCTCGCGAACGGATCGTTCGACGACGGCGACGGCGTGACCACGGGCGACGTGGGAACGGGCTCGCTCGGCGGGGCCGGCTGCGCGGACTGGCCCGCCGCCGGCGACGGCGGCGGTGCGGACTGCACGGTCGACGAGGCGGGCTCCGCGCCGGAGCAGGCCGCGACCGCGAGGGCCGCCAGAACGAGGGGCATCTGATTCAAAGCGGCGGGAGCCTAGCACGGGACTAAACCGGGTCGAGGGGGTGGTTACGCCGGGCGGCGCGCAGGCCGTCGCGTCTGTTGCTCGAGCGTGCGGGGGGCGCCCAACGACGGGCGGCGACGCACTCCTGTTGCGCCAGACCGGGCGCCCCGCGAGGGCCTGCAGGAGAGTGCCCAGCGACAACGTCCCCGCAGCGCCGATAGCCACGAAGAGCAAGGTCGCGCGCGCCCCGCTGACGAGCGGGACTTGCAGCAGCAGCCACGCGCTCAGCGGAAGCACCTGAACCGCGTGGAGCGCGAAGAAGTGCGCGACGCGCAGATCGCCGTGGCTCACGCTCCAATTCAAGAGCGGCAGGCCGGCGCCACCGTCTTCACCGCCAACGGAATGAGCGAGGCGACCGCCCATGGCGAAGCCCGAGACCGGCGCGAGCAGGAGCAACAAGAGCCCTGCGCGCCAGGCCGTCGCCAGAAGCGGCGGCAGCGCCTGGCCAGCAGAATCAACCAGCGGTCCTAGGAGGGAAGCAAGCGCGAGCCAGATCATGACGACCGTTGCGACGACGATCGCCGCGACCATCGCGTTCCAGATCGTTGCGTCGAGCAGGCCTCCGCTGTTGAAGTGAGACGTCCTGCCGCGCAGGGCCTGCGCGAGGATGCCACCCATCTCGATGGTCATCGTGGCCGCGAGGAGCCAGGCCACGACGGCGCGCGATGCCTCGCGCACCGACAAGCTCGGAAGAAGGACGCCCATCGTAAAGAGAAAGAGAGCGATGGAGACCGCGAATTTGAGCGGCTTTAGGGCCGGATGAACGCCCATCACGAGCGGCACTTCGAACGCCAGAGCGACGACGCACAAGATCGCCACGAGGCCGTGCGCGGCGGCGGCCCAGAGCAGCACTCGTGGCAACGTTGCGATCATCGGCGCGCCTCCGCCGGCGACTGTTGACCTGGAGTCGGAAGAGGCCCCGCCGAGACCGCAGATGAGGTCATTCCTTCCTCCGCGCCATGTGCGTCGGGCCCGCAAGACTCCAGCTCGGTCGCGGATCTTTTTGCATGATGCCCATCATTCCTTTTCTCGAGACGTGGCACAGAGAGCACGGCCAAACGATCGCTCAATCGGGCGCCGACGCGCGCGCGGCTCGGAGAAGTCGGTCCGCGAGCTTCGGATCGTCGACGAGGCGGGCGAGGACCACAGCGCCCACCATGGTCGACGCAAGCCGTAGCGCTTCGTCGCTGGGAGACCGCGCCCGTTGGTTGCGGTGGAGCTTTCCGTCGACGAGCCGCAAGAGGCCTTTAGCCACCTCAGCGAAGGCTCGGCGAACCGACGGCGCTTGCCGGTGTCCGTCGGTGCCCAGGGCGGCCACGACGCACCCTCCTTCGGGGTGTTCGACGTGACCCTTCGAGAGATACCGCGCGAGCGTCTCTTCGAGGGGCACGGACTCTGCGAAGGCCCCCTGCGCGGTGGCCGCGCCGGCGGCTTGCACGGCAGCGGCCACCAGTTCGTCGCGATCCTCGAAGTGCGCGTAGAAGCCACCGTGCGTAAGCCCGGCGGACTTCATGAGCGCCGGAATGCTCACGGCGGCGAGGCCGCTCCGCCGCAGGGCCGCGGACGCGGCGTCGACGATGCGCTGTCGAACGGCTTCTTTGTGCCCGTCGGCGTATCGCATGATGGTCATCATACAATGGGGCGACGCCGGAGCAAGCTTCGTTCGTGGCGAGCCCGCTCTGCGGGGCCTCCGCCCGGACGGCATGGCGAGGTGGCGCCGCGCCCAAAGGCGGGCTGTTCAAAGCGGCACCGTTGGCCCGACGCCTACTTCCTTTTTGGCGGGATCTTGCACGCGGCGTGCACGAGAGCGGCATCCTTGCGGAGCACGTGGTCGTCCGGCAGGTCGTCGGCCGCATCCAACGAGCGCACAAGCTCCGGATCACGGCACACGGCGGCGTTCGGTGGGGCGGCCGCGACGGCGAGGCTGAAGAAACGCGTGGCCACGTAGGGGAACTGGTTTCGGATGACGAGGCGGCCCGCCCGCATCGCCAGGTCGGCGCGGGTCGCGTCAGCCTTGACGAAGGCGACGAGCTCCTCGGTGCAATGGGCGCCCGAGCGACTGCTCGCGTAGCACTTCGTCGCGGCGTCGATCCCAAGGGTGCCGCGAAGCGCCATGAACTTCGGCGACGAGGCTAGCGAGGGGAAGTGTTGGCGAAGATCTTCGGCTTGCCACACGGCGGAGCGAGCGTCGGTCTCCGAGGCGAGCATCCCGAGGGCTGCCGCATCGACGATGCGCTCCCACTGCGCGTCGCGCTTGGTGGGAGCGATGTCGGCGGCGTGGCTGAGCAGCTCGCGCCAGTTCTTCGCCTTCTCGAGGGCGAGGAGGTCCTCCATGGTGTAGGCGCGCAACGTCGTCGCCGCTGGCATGACGGGAGCGAGTGGCGCGCTGACGGCGATGGGCGCGTTCGGCGGCGCTAAAGGCGGCTCCACGGGACCCGCTGGCGACGCCGCTGCCGCTGTCGGGGGCGCCGTTGGCGATGCAGGCGGCGCCGTAGCCGCTGGCGTCGCTCCTTACGGAGCATCCGGTGAGCGCGGCGAGCCGCAGGCAACTCCGACGGAGGCAGCGAGCGAGACGAGCAGGGCTACACGAACTTGCATCAGGACCTCAGAGGGGATCGGCGTCGCCGTCGCGCCGAAGTTGGAGGGTGTCGCGACCTGCGTAGTAGAAGACCTCACCGCGCGGGGTGAAGCGCATGGCGATGCCCAGCTTGGGCGAGCCGACCACAGCGACGTCGATGTTCTCGCCGGCGGTGCCCCGAGGATCGAGCAAACGAACCTCGCGGCTTCCGTCGAGGCGCATCTTGGGTTGCGGGCCCGTTCGATCGAGGACCATGCCGACCGAGCCATCTCCCGAGGAGTAGTGACCGATGCGAAGCGCCGGGATCAGCTTCTTCTTCTGCTCCAACGTATCCATGGGCGGAGGCGGGCCTCCCGAGAGCGACGCCGCGTCGGCGTCCCGGAACATCGGGATGTCGTTCTTGGCGAAGATGAGCGAAGCGGCGCCGCTTGAGCGCACGCCGAGCCAGAACGAGCGCTTCCGTGGGCCGCTGACGTAGTCGACGCCGCGTTCACTCTTGTTCTGAACCTTGAGCTCGATGGTCTCGGACTCGCCGTCCATCTTGAGTCGCGCGCCCCCACCGGTGCGGTCGAGCACGAAGCCCAGGAGGCCGTCGCCGCTCGAGTAGTGACCAAGTCGCAACCTCGACTCAGAGGGATCGGCGCCGATGCTGGGGGCCCCATCGCGAGGTGCCGCGCTCGCCGACGCGGGTGGCGGCGGCGTGGTCGCGACGGGTGGTGCTGCGACGCCCGCGGCCGTTGCCGCGGGCGTTGTCGGGTCGGCGGCGTTCGCCGGTACAGCGGGCGGTGCAGGGCTTTGACCCGGGGTAACCGGCGGGAGAGCTCCGCCGGCGGGAGCCCCGCACGCCCCAACCGACGCAACTACGAACGCGACCAGACGCATAGGACTACTTTCCGTCGAGCTTGTTCTGGAGGACGGTGGTGGCCGCATCCTGAAGGTTGCTGGCTTCAACGTTCATCTTCGTGGTGAACACCTTGCCCGAATGGCTCATGTTCGCCTTCGCGTCGGTGCCGGTGCCGCCGAAGATGCACTTGACCTCGGCGAGGTTCTTCGCGACCTCGGGCTTGTAGTGCGACTTCGCGCAGACGGCGGCGATGCCGTCGAGCACGCTGCTGCACCGGCTGGACACGCTGTTGCCCGACCACGCCTCCTCCTTGTAGTTCGAGAAGTCGCTCGAGACCTTGATGCTCGTGCCGCAGGCCTTGTTGACCGCGTCGAGGCTGCCCTTGATGTCGCCATCGAACTTCTCAAGGGCTTCCTTCTGGAAGGGCTTGAGGCCAGCCGACGAGCCGGTGGAGACCGCCGTCGAGGTCGTCGAGGTCGGCGACGAACCGCCAGCGGCTCCGGCGGCGGCGCCCGACGTGGGGTCCTTCGCCTCTTGGTTGTTTCCACCACCACAAGCCGCCATGAAAGCGGCCAAGCCCAGCACAATTGTCGAACGTGTCATCGATTTCCCCTCACAGTTTTGTCATGTCGTCGCGCGGAGCTGCTGCGCCGCACGAACTCCGAATGAAGCCGCCGGCCACGGGCACACGTGCGCCTGCACGATTCGGCGTTGCGCGCGCTTCATGCCATGCGCCCCTCATCGACCCGAGCAGCTGCCAGCTCGCCGTGGTGACGCCCTCGCACGAGGCCCCAGGTAAGCAGCGTGCCGAGCCATTCGCTGCACGTGCTCGGAGGAGTTCGGCCGGCGCGAATCTCCCTTAGAAGAGTGAGCTGGTGGTTGCCCAGGCCCGCCCTGCGGGACTGTCCGCGATCATCCCGCCAGAAGGCCAGGACCACCTGCTTCGCGGCCGGCCTGCCACGCGGCAACTCGCGTTCGCTGCCGTGGAGCCATGTGGCGAAGTCGTGCCCGTACCCGCGAAGCACGAGCGTCACGGAGAGGCGTAGAGGGGCGCTGTCATCGTCGTCGAGCGGATGGTGATACGTCTGCCGCCCCACGAGCTCTAGATCGGCGAGCTCCACGACCCAGCGAGGAATCTGACGCCGCCCCGCGAGGAAGCATGGGAAGGGCTCCGCGGTTCGAAGCAGCTTCGCGTGCGTTGCCGGGTGCGCGCGAGAGAACGAAGGGCCGAGGTCTAGCCACGCTCGCTCGCCGCACGTCCTTACGATGGCATCACGGGTACGGGGGAAGACGCTCTCCAACATCTCCTTGCGCGTGGCGAACGCGTTCCAAGCGTAAGCCTCGAGGCCGCGCGCGCTCGACGGATCGATCGAGTTGGGGAAGAGCTTCTTGGCCGTCGCGCCGGGGCTCTCGCCGCGGAGCACGAGGGGGCCCATGAGCTCATAGACCTCGCGAAGGTTCATGCGGCCTCCGTGACTAGCGACGCGAGGGCCGCCGTGGCGCGGCTGCGCGCTGTGTCGACCTCATCCAAGAGACGGTCGAGGCTCGGGATGTCACTGTCCCATTCGATGAGCGTGGGCACGATGCGACGTGCGCGACGAATGGTGTGCTCGTAGAGCTGCCACACCGCCTCCGAAACGGGCGCACCGTGCGTGTCCACGACACGAACGTCGCCCCGTGAGTGCCCCGCCATGTGGAGCTGGACGACTCGCTCCAGCGGAAGCTCGTCGATGAGGGCGTACGGATCGAAGCCGTGGTTGCAGCTGTTGACGTACACGTTGTTCACGTCGAGCAGAAAGCCGGCGTCGCAGCCCTCAAGGACCTCGGAGAGGAAGCGCCCTTCGGTGAGTGTGCTCCCGGGCATGCGTGCGTAGTACGTCGGGTTCTCGAGCACGACGGGAACACCGAGGCGCGCCTCGGCAGCGCGAAAGCGACCCACGAGGTTGTCGATGGCCTCCCATGAAAACGGCACCGGCAAGAGATCGTGAGCGTAGGCACCACAGAGGCGCGAGCAGGCGATGTGATCGCTCCAAAACGGCGCCCCGATGGCTGCGGCGAAGTCTCGAGCCTGCTCGATGAAGTCGTCGTCGAGCGGATCAACGCCGCCGAGAGAGAGTGAGACGCTGTGCGGCACGAGAGGCCAACGCTCGCGGCATTGCTCGAGCGTCCGCCTCCGCTCCCCACCGCTCCCGATCCAGTTCTCGGGGATCACCTCGAGAAAGTCGAGCTG
This genomic stretch from Myxococcales bacterium harbors:
- a CDS encoding DUF692 domain-containing protein; translated protein: MRTEPTISGFGLGLRPSFAATLPATTRQLDFLEVIPENWIGSGGERRRTLEQCRERWPLVPHSVSLSLGGVDPLDDDFIEQARDFAAAIGAPFWSDHIACSRLCGAYAHDLLPVPFSWEAIDNLVGRFRAAEARLGVPVVLENPTYYARMPGSTLTEGRFLSEVLEGCDAGFLLDVNNVYVNSCNHGFDPYALIDELPLERVVQLHMAGHSRGDVRVVDTHGAPVSEAVWQLYEHTIRRARRIVPTLIEWDSDIPSLDRLLDEVDTARSRATAALASLVTEAA
- a CDS encoding putative DNA-binding domain-containing protein, translated to MNLREVYELMGPLVLRGESPGATAKKLFPNSIDPSSARGLEAYAWNAFATRKEMLESVFPRTRDAIVRTCGERAWLDLGPSFSRAHPATHAKLLRTAEPFPCFLAGRRQIPRWVVELADLELVGRQTYHHPLDDDDSAPLRLSVTLVLRGYGHDFATWLHGSERELPRGRPAAKQVVLAFWRDDRGQSRRAGLGNHQLTLLREIRAGRTPPSTCSEWLGTLLTWGLVRGRHHGELAAARVDEGRMA
- a CDS encoding TetR/AcrR family transcriptional regulator, with product MMTIMRYADGHKEAVRQRIVDAASAALRRSGLAAVSIPALMKSAGLTHGGFYAHFEDRDELVAAAVQAAGAATAQGAFAESVPLEETLARYLSKGHVEHPEGGCVVAALGTDGHRQAPSVRRAFAEVAKGLLRLVDGKLHRNQRARSPSDEALRLASTMVGAVVLARLVDDPKLADRLLRAARASAPD